In Pseudonocardia sp. C8, one genomic interval encodes:
- a CDS encoding GntR family transcriptional regulator, whose translation MSDGIVHPGAGLQAPSSYADQIARILEGEILGGRYARGEHLQQDEVCRRFGVSRTPAREALRKLQALNLVELIPNRGARVRVPTLRELEEVYQVRAELEGFAAELAAGATDPAITRRLREAQQALADLLPAAVAALDGTDEDAGERLRHFNDSFHGVIHDAGGNRRLGQMIQELHRYFPKDTVRLAVRTPEALRALYLDDHDVVLDRIANGLGAQARVAMRDHILRSQSLLIDYLRAHGLGA comes from the coding sequence ATGAGCGACGGCATCGTGCACCCGGGGGCCGGGCTCCAAGCCCCGAGCAGCTACGCGGACCAGATCGCCCGGATCCTCGAGGGTGAGATCCTGGGTGGCCGCTACGCGCGCGGGGAACACCTCCAGCAGGACGAGGTCTGCCGACGGTTCGGTGTCAGCCGCACGCCGGCCCGCGAGGCGCTGCGCAAGCTGCAGGCCCTCAACCTGGTCGAGCTCATCCCGAACCGAGGAGCCCGGGTCCGGGTGCCGACCCTTCGCGAGCTCGAGGAGGTCTACCAGGTCCGCGCCGAGCTCGAGGGGTTCGCCGCCGAGCTCGCGGCCGGGGCGACCGACCCCGCGATCACGCGTCGGTTGCGGGAGGCGCAGCAGGCGCTGGCCGACCTCCTGCCCGCGGCCGTCGCCGCCCTGGACGGCACGGACGAGGATGCCGGTGAGCGGTTGCGCCATTTCAACGACAGCTTCCACGGTGTCATCCACGACGCCGGCGGGAACCGGCGGCTCGGGCAGATGATCCAGGAACTGCACCGGTACTTCCCGAAGGACACGGTGCGGCTGGCCGTCCGGACTCCGGAGGCCCTCCGGGCTCTCTACCTGGACGACCACGACGTCGTCCTGGACCGGATCGCGAACGGGCTCGGTGCGCAGGCCCGGGTGGCGATGCGTGACCACATCCTGCGGTCCCAGTCGCTGTTGATCGACTACCTGCGTGCGCACGGGCTCGGGGCCTGA
- a CDS encoding LysR family transcriptional regulator — protein MTRQPDVTLTQLRYFVEAASVLSMTKAAEELRVAQSAVSAAVAQLERQVGTPLFIRQHARGLVLTAAGEELLRDVRGLLAHVGEVLDAARGRGDDVRGRIKVACMVTLVPFVLPDLLAELSGRCPGLEVEVLELEAAAVSAALRSGAVEVAITYDLGLGPGVRREVIAEAPPYVVLPPGHPLTDRPEVRLSDLADEPMVLLDLPHSREYFRELLGTAGAQPRIAYRSASVEAVRGMVARGLGFSLLNQQPVLDGTYSGGRVEARPIADDGVPALSVVVAWMESVRRTARARAVTDTAREVVRRLRSATGRPGPSRGGSQS, from the coding sequence GTGACCAGGCAGCCGGACGTGACCCTCACGCAGCTCCGGTACTTCGTGGAGGCGGCCTCGGTGCTGAGCATGACCAAGGCAGCCGAGGAGCTGCGGGTGGCCCAGTCGGCGGTGTCCGCGGCGGTGGCCCAGCTGGAGCGCCAGGTGGGGACACCGTTGTTCATCCGCCAGCATGCCCGCGGCCTGGTGCTGACCGCAGCAGGGGAGGAGCTGCTGCGCGACGTGCGCGGGTTGCTCGCGCACGTCGGCGAGGTGCTGGACGCGGCGCGTGGCCGCGGGGACGATGTTCGCGGCCGGATCAAGGTGGCCTGCATGGTCACCCTCGTCCCCTTCGTGCTGCCCGATCTGCTCGCGGAACTGAGCGGTCGCTGCCCCGGGCTGGAAGTTGAGGTGCTCGAGCTCGAGGCGGCCGCGGTGAGCGCCGCACTGCGCAGCGGCGCGGTCGAGGTCGCCATCACCTACGACCTCGGACTCGGGCCGGGAGTCCGACGGGAGGTCATCGCCGAGGCCCCGCCGTACGTGGTCCTGCCGCCCGGGCACCCGCTCACGGACCGGCCGGAGGTGCGGTTGAGCGACCTGGCCGACGAACCGATGGTGCTGCTGGACCTCCCGCACAGCCGCGAGTACTTCCGCGAGCTGCTGGGGACGGCCGGAGCCCAGCCGCGGATTGCCTACCGGTCGGCCAGCGTCGAGGCGGTACGCGGAATGGTCGCGCGGGGGCTCGGGTTCTCTCTGCTCAACCAGCAGCCGGTGCTGGACGGGACCTACAGCGGTGGGCGCGTCGAGGCGCGGCCGATCGCCGATGACGGCGTCCCGGCGCTGTCGGTCGTCGTGGCGTGGATGGAGTCGGTGCGGCGCACCGCGCGCGCACGCGCCGTCACCGACACCGCCCGCGAGGTCGTGCGGCGGCTCCGCTCGGCCACCGGGCGCCCGGGCCCCAGCCGGGGCGGCTCGCAGTCCTGA
- a CDS encoding MFS transporter, producing the protein MSEPTPPPTTDAALDAAVQVDPASLRRSVAAGAIGVFVHWFDWAVYAYLATTIATVFFPSESEVAGVLSVFAVFAVSFGIRPLGALVLGPLGDRIGRRRTLSIVIIVMSVATLAIGLLPGYATIGIAAPILLVALRLVQGFAAGGEFGSAASFLAEYSPRTRRAFGVSWLEVGSLLGFLAGSFAFYLLSVSLTDDQITSWGWRLPFLIAAPMGVIGYIIRTKIEDTPEYRTLEATGSVPRSPVRELFRTNVRQMLQAAGLMTMMHVLFYAVLTYLVTYQTDHLGHSAESAALLSTFASMLGLILVPAFGLLSDRVGRKPVMVGAAGALLVAATPAYLLMQAGMIGTVVAALGLAVILSAILATHAVWSAEIFPTRTRQGGLSIAYNVTAALFAGTVPFFMTVLISATGSLIVPGPYLMVAAALGLAAALSMRETAGSSLLRAQDLGAAAPGEASTVPPTRASADGVTS; encoded by the coding sequence GTGTCCGAGCCCACCCCACCTCCCACCACTGACGCCGCGCTCGATGCGGCCGTCCAGGTCGATCCCGCCTCGCTGCGCCGGAGCGTGGCCGCCGGCGCGATCGGCGTCTTCGTCCATTGGTTCGACTGGGCCGTCTACGCGTACCTCGCCACGACCATCGCGACGGTGTTCTTCCCGTCGGAGAGCGAGGTCGCCGGCGTGCTGTCCGTGTTCGCCGTGTTCGCCGTGTCGTTCGGAATCCGCCCGCTCGGCGCGCTGGTGCTAGGCCCGCTCGGCGACCGGATCGGCCGGCGGCGCACGCTCTCGATCGTCATCATCGTCATGTCGGTCGCGACGCTCGCGATCGGACTGCTGCCCGGGTACGCGACGATCGGGATCGCGGCGCCGATTCTGCTGGTGGCCCTCCGTCTGGTGCAGGGTTTCGCCGCCGGCGGTGAGTTCGGCAGTGCCGCCAGCTTCCTGGCCGAGTACTCGCCCCGCACCCGGCGCGCGTTCGGGGTGAGCTGGCTCGAGGTCGGATCGCTGCTTGGGTTCCTCGCCGGATCGTTCGCGTTCTACCTGCTCTCGGTCTCGTTGACCGACGATCAGATCACCTCGTGGGGGTGGCGGCTCCCGTTCCTGATAGCGGCACCCATGGGCGTGATCGGCTACATCATCCGGACGAAGATCGAGGACACCCCGGAGTATCGGACGCTCGAGGCGACCGGCTCGGTGCCGCGCAGCCCGGTCAGGGAACTCTTCCGCACGAACGTGCGGCAGATGCTGCAGGCCGCCGGCCTCATGACGATGATGCACGTGCTGTTCTACGCGGTGCTCACCTACCTGGTGACCTACCAGACCGACCACCTGGGGCACTCGGCCGAGAGCGCCGCCCTGCTCTCCACGTTCGCCTCGATGCTCGGGTTGATCCTGGTGCCCGCGTTCGGGCTGCTGTCCGACCGGGTTGGGCGCAAGCCCGTCATGGTCGGAGCCGCCGGCGCGCTGCTGGTCGCGGCGACGCCCGCCTACCTGCTGATGCAGGCGGGAATGATCGGCACTGTCGTCGCGGCGCTCGGCTTGGCCGTGATCCTCTCGGCGATCCTCGCGACCCACGCCGTCTGGTCCGCCGAGATCTTCCCGACCCGGACTCGCCAGGGCGGTCTGTCGATCGCCTACAACGTCACCGCCGCGCTGTTCGCCGGCACCGTCCCGTTCTTCATGACCGTTCTCATCTCCGCCACCGGAAGCCTGATCGTCCCCGGTCCTTACCTGATGGTCGCCGCGGCGCTCGGGCTGGCCGCCGCACTGAGCATGCGGGAGACGGCGGGCAGCAGCCTGCTCCGTGCGCAGGACCTGGGCGCCGCCGCTCCCGGGGAGGCATCGACGGTGCCGCCGACCCGGGCGTCCGCCGACGGCGTGACGTCCTGA
- a CDS encoding NAD(P)/FAD-dependent oxidoreductase: MAHHETEVLVVGGGQAGVAMSEHLGARGIGHLVLERDRIAERWRTGRWDSLVANGPAWHDRFPGLEFSGVDPDGFASKDQVADYFAAYAEKIAAPVRCGVEVRRVRKHVGRPGFRVETSEGTVDARHVVAATGPFQKPAVPPVVPRDAGLLQVHSSSYRNPEQLPAGAVLVVGAGSSGVQIADELRRSGRTVYLSVGPHDRPPRRYRGRDFCWWLGVLNKWDAVAPPRGAEHVTIAVSGADGGRTVDFRALAAGGITLVGMTRAFADGRMRFAADLRDNIAGGDAGYLAMLDEADAYVARNGLDLPEEPEARAFGPEPDCVLDPLTELDVATAGVTSIVWATGFVSDYGWLEVDAFDEAGRPQHARGVSTEPGVYFLGLPWQSRRGSSFIWGVWHDAAYVADHIMIQRSYLAYPGVADPLRPRRPSTGAARPDHDTACTVTTTGAA; this comes from the coding sequence ATGGCGCACCATGAGACCGAGGTCCTCGTCGTGGGCGGAGGTCAGGCCGGCGTGGCCATGAGCGAGCATCTGGGTGCACGCGGGATCGGACACCTGGTGCTCGAACGCGATCGGATCGCCGAGCGCTGGCGGACGGGCCGCTGGGACTCACTCGTGGCGAACGGTCCGGCGTGGCACGACCGCTTTCCGGGGCTCGAGTTCAGCGGCGTCGATCCCGACGGGTTCGCCTCGAAAGACCAGGTCGCGGACTACTTCGCCGCCTACGCTGAGAAGATCGCCGCACCGGTCCGCTGCGGTGTGGAGGTCCGGCGGGTGCGGAAGCACGTCGGGCGCCCCGGTTTCCGGGTCGAGACCTCGGAGGGGACGGTCGACGCGCGCCATGTCGTGGCCGCGACCGGACCGTTCCAGAAGCCGGCAGTCCCCCCGGTTGTTCCGCGGGACGCGGGTCTGCTGCAGGTCCACTCGAGTTCCTACCGCAACCCGGAGCAGCTACCCGCGGGCGCCGTGCTCGTCGTCGGGGCGGGATCGTCGGGCGTCCAGATCGCGGACGAGCTGCGGCGCTCCGGCCGGACCGTCTACCTCTCGGTCGGTCCGCACGACCGGCCCCCGCGCCGATACCGGGGACGGGACTTCTGCTGGTGGCTCGGGGTCCTCAACAAGTGGGACGCGGTGGCGCCCCCCAGGGGGGCGGAACACGTCACCATCGCGGTTAGCGGAGCCGACGGAGGGCGGACCGTCGACTTCCGGGCGCTCGCGGCCGGTGGGATCACCCTGGTGGGCATGACCCGTGCGTTCGCCGACGGCCGGATGCGGTTCGCGGCGGACCTGCGCGACAACATCGCCGGCGGGGACGCCGGCTACTTGGCGATGCTCGACGAGGCCGACGCGTATGTCGCGCGCAACGGGCTCGACCTGCCGGAGGAACCGGAGGCCCGCGCGTTCGGGCCGGAGCCGGACTGCGTGCTCGACCCGCTTACCGAACTCGACGTGGCGACCGCCGGAGTCACCTCGATCGTCTGGGCGACGGGGTTCGTCTCCGACTACGGCTGGCTGGAGGTCGACGCATTCGACGAGGCCGGCCGGCCGCAGCACGCCCGCGGCGTGTCCACCGAGCCAGGCGTCTACTTCCTCGGCCTGCCCTGGCAGTCGCGACGCGGATCGAGCTTCATCTGGGGGGTCTGGCACGACGCCGCGTACGTGGCCGACCACATCATGATCCAGCGCAGCTACCTCGCGTACCCCGGTGTCGCCGACCCGCTCCGCCCGCGTCGGCCGAGCACCGGCGCCGCCCGGCCTGACCATGACACCGCGTGCACCGTCACGACCACTGGAGCAGCCTGA
- a CDS encoding RidA family protein, with the protein MPTHTRIRPFNTRDTYPEQNLDNDLCQAVVAGNTVYVRGQIGQDLDTSESVGIGDVGTQAEQAMANIDMLLREAGSRMEHLVKLTIYLVDPRYRETVYQTVGRWTKGVHPISTGVVVSALARPEWLCEIDAIAVIPEADR; encoded by the coding sequence ATGCCGACCCACACCCGGATCCGTCCGTTCAACACCCGCGACACCTATCCTGAGCAGAACCTCGACAACGACCTGTGCCAGGCCGTCGTCGCCGGCAACACGGTCTATGTCCGCGGCCAGATCGGCCAGGACCTCGACACCAGCGAGTCGGTCGGGATCGGCGACGTCGGAACCCAGGCCGAGCAGGCGATGGCGAACATCGACATGCTGCTCCGCGAGGCGGGCAGCCGGATGGAACACCTGGTCAAGCTGACCATCTACCTGGTCGACCCGCGCTACCGGGAGACCGTCTACCAGACCGTGGGGCGCTGGACCAAGGGGGTCCACCCGATCTCCACCGGTGTCGTGGTGTCCGCGCTAGCCCGTCCGGAGTGGCTCTGCGAGATCGATGCGATCGCCGTCATCCCGGAGGCCGACCGATGA
- a CDS encoding DUF1028 domain-containing protein has protein sequence MTFSIVARHEGRFGMAVSSSSPAVAARCVHLRPGVGAAASQNVTDPRLGGRTLDRLAVHGDAGRALKEVGANATDLEYRQLTAVGPAGPAAWFSGEHTLGTHGAALGPHSVAAGNMLVSTDLPTIMVEAFESATGEFEERLLAALRAGHEAGGEEGPVHSAGLAVVADVEWRVTDLRVDWADAPIDRLAEAVETWLPQRDDYVRRALHPASAPSYGVPGDL, from the coding sequence ATGACCTTCTCCATCGTTGCCCGGCACGAGGGGCGGTTCGGTATGGCCGTCAGCTCCTCCAGTCCCGCGGTCGCCGCTCGCTGCGTGCACCTGCGGCCCGGCGTCGGGGCCGCCGCGTCGCAGAACGTCACCGACCCCCGGCTGGGCGGGCGGACCCTCGACCGGCTGGCCGTGCACGGCGACGCCGGACGGGCGTTGAAGGAGGTCGGGGCGAACGCCACCGACCTGGAGTACCGCCAGCTGACAGCGGTCGGACCGGCGGGCCCGGCCGCCTGGTTCAGCGGGGAACACACCCTCGGTACCCACGGTGCGGCGCTCGGCCCGCACTCGGTTGCCGCCGGCAACATGCTCGTGAGCACCGACCTGCCGACGATCATGGTCGAGGCGTTCGAGTCCGCCACGGGAGAGTTCGAGGAGCGGTTGCTCGCCGCACTGAGGGCCGGGCACGAGGCGGGCGGTGAGGAGGGGCCGGTGCACTCGGCTGGCCTAGCCGTCGTCGCGGACGTGGAGTGGCGGGTGACCGACCTGCGGGTCGACTGGGCCGACGCACCGATCGACCGCCTGGCCGAGGCCGTGGAGACCTGGTTGCCACAGCGTGACGACTACGTCCGACGTGCGCTGCACCCAGCGAGCGCGCCGTCGTACGGCGTCCCGGGGGACCTGTGA
- a CDS encoding M20 family metallopeptidase: MIREKAAVRTAVDRAADELVGLSTALHARPETAWEEHHAAETVPELLDRRGFTVTPAYLGLETAFLARYGAGPLRIALCAEYDALPGLGHACGHNLIAASSVGAALGLAEVADAIGLTVEVYGTPAEEGGGGKIEMLDRGAFRDVDLAMMVHPAPVDVAEARPFAVSHSRISYGGRSAHAAAYPEDGVNAADAFTVAQVAIGLLRQQLPTSSRVHGIVTSAGSAPNAIPESSVGRWYVRAESLAELAAIEPKVLRCFEAGALATGCTLEVEAESKPYAEFRTDTRTLEHYRANALELGREFAPGGLAGRMNRASTDMGNVSQVVPAIHPYIGIGSLPATNHQREFAAHCIGAEAERALLDGAVALAWTAVDRAREGGRS; the protein is encoded by the coding sequence GTGATCCGCGAGAAGGCTGCGGTCCGCACCGCCGTGGACCGGGCGGCCGACGAGCTGGTCGGATTGTCGACCGCGTTGCACGCACGGCCCGAGACCGCGTGGGAGGAGCACCACGCCGCGGAGACGGTGCCGGAGCTGCTCGACCGTCGCGGGTTCACCGTGACCCCGGCCTACCTGGGGCTGGAGACCGCGTTCCTCGCCCGGTACGGCGCGGGGCCGCTGCGGATCGCCCTGTGCGCCGAGTACGACGCGCTGCCGGGACTCGGACACGCCTGCGGACACAACCTCATCGCTGCGTCGTCGGTCGGTGCCGCCCTCGGTCTGGCCGAGGTGGCCGATGCAATCGGCCTGACCGTCGAGGTGTACGGCACCCCGGCCGAGGAAGGTGGCGGCGGCAAGATCGAGATGCTGGACCGCGGCGCGTTCCGCGACGTCGACCTCGCGATGATGGTTCACCCGGCACCGGTCGACGTCGCCGAGGCGCGGCCGTTCGCGGTCAGCCACTCCCGGATCTCCTACGGCGGCCGGTCCGCGCACGCTGCGGCATATCCCGAGGACGGCGTGAACGCGGCTGACGCGTTCACCGTCGCCCAGGTCGCCATCGGCCTGCTGCGCCAGCAGCTCCCGACGAGCTCGCGGGTGCACGGGATCGTCACCTCCGCAGGCTCGGCACCCAACGCAATCCCCGAGAGCTCTGTGGGGCGGTGGTACGTGCGTGCGGAGAGCCTGGCCGAGCTGGCCGCGATCGAGCCGAAAGTGCTGCGGTGCTTTGAGGCGGGCGCCCTGGCCACCGGCTGCACGTTGGAGGTGGAGGCCGAGAGCAAGCCCTACGCCGAGTTCCGCACCGACACGCGCACGTTGGAGCACTACCGGGCCAACGCCCTGGAGCTCGGCCGCGAGTTCGCGCCGGGCGGCCTGGCCGGCCGGATGAACCGAGCGTCCACCGACATGGGCAACGTGTCCCAGGTCGTCCCGGCGATCCACCCGTACATCGGGATCGGATCGCTACCCGCGACCAACCACCAGAGGGAGTTCGCCGCGCACTGCATCGGGGCGGAGGCCGAGCGGGCGTTGCTCGACGGCGCGGTCGCGTTGGCCTGGACGGCGGTGGACCGGGCACGCGAGGGAGGCCGGTCGTGA